The Flavobacterium sp. 123 genome contains a region encoding:
- a CDS encoding DedA family protein: MNNFDWTQLLNPEFYITLNIGGIQIGLYIVIFIVFAETGLFAGFFLPGDSLLFLAGIYSRDLVQNLIIIESDFVNVVLLAVLIAISGVVGNMVGYWFGAKSGYYLFKKEDTFWFKKKYLLQSKDFFEKYGGKAIIFARFLPIFRTFAPIVAGIVSMDKKKFMFFNILSSFLWSFILIFSGHYLYGVFLEYGIDLKEHIEYIVIIIVLISTIPVLFKLLKKNVHLK; encoded by the coding sequence ATGAATAATTTTGATTGGACTCAATTACTTAATCCGGAATTTTATATTACCTTAAATATTGGGGGGATTCAAATAGGTTTATATATCGTTATTTTTATTGTTTTTGCTGAAACAGGTCTTTTTGCAGGATTTTTTCTTCCTGGAGACAGTTTGCTTTTTCTTGCAGGAATTTACAGTCGTGATTTAGTTCAAAATTTAATCATAATAGAAAGTGATTTTGTAAATGTAGTTTTGTTAGCTGTTCTTATTGCAATTTCAGGTGTTGTTGGGAATATGGTAGGGTACTGGTTTGGAGCTAAAAGTGGGTATTATTTATTTAAAAAAGAAGATACTTTTTGGTTCAAGAAAAAATACTTACTACAGTCGAAAGATTTCTTTGAGAAGTATGGTGGGAAAGCTATAATCTTTGCCCGTTTTCTGCCTATTTTTAGAACATTTGCTCCTATTGTTGCAGGAATTGTATCTATGGATAAAAAGAAATTTATGTTCTTTAATATTTTAAGTTCTTTTTTATGGTCCTTTATTTTGATCTTTTCAGGCCATTATTTGTATGGCGTTTTTCTAGAATACGGAATTGATTTAAAAGAGCATATTGAGTATATTGTTATCATTATTGTATTGATATCTACTATTCCCGTTTTATTCAAGCTTTTGAAAAAGAATGTACATTTAAAATAA
- a CDS encoding heavy-metal-associated domain-containing protein, whose translation MKIKNIIIALVVTLVGFSVQAQDTSNSDLAKQKKSKNAKYVTEVNGDCEQCQKRIQKAAYTVDGVKSASWDIETHQLSLILNEEKSSLLDVKKAVAKVGHDTDEVKSEDKDYESLPTCCQYERK comes from the coding sequence ATGAAAATCAAAAATATAATTATAGCACTAGTAGTAACCTTAGTTGGATTTTCAGTTCAAGCTCAAGACACGAGTAACAGCGATCTGGCAAAGCAAAAAAAGAGTAAAAATGCCAAGTATGTCACTGAAGTGAATGGGGATTGTGAACAGTGTCAAAAACGAATTCAGAAAGCAGCTTATACAGTTGACGGGGTGAAATCAGCATCATGGGATATTGAAACACATCAATTGAGTTTAATTTTGAATGAGGAAAAAAGTTCTCTTTTAGATGTTAAAAAAGCGGTGGCTAAAGTGGGGCATGATACCGATGAAGTGAAATCAGAGGATAAGGATTATGAAAGTTTACCCACATGTTGTCAGTATGAAAGAAAATAA
- a CDS encoding TonB-dependent siderophore receptor, with amino-acid sequence MQKLIMLFVFVLVSEAVFSQEKLNEEKLKEVKVIKKRKGIQKSFTLTGNTTIVTSKELLKAACCNLAESFETNPSIDVNFSDALTGTKQIKMLGLTSPYLMITEENIPSVRGASQAYGLSFTPGTWVESIQITKGAGSVVNGYESISGQINTELIKPINDIPFFLNAYGSTDSRFELNTHFNTKISDKWSGSLFLHGNTRVAKTDMNDDGFLDNPLAKQINILNRYQYYNAEKGWVSFINFRYMNDEKQMGELAFDPKRDKGTTNHWGSEINTERLDISTKVGYVFKDMPYQSVGFQNAFNSHNQQSYFGLNQYNIKQSSYYSNLIFNSIIDNTMNKFATGLNFTYDKYQEFVNVNDYSRIDNSVGAFFEYTYDNNDNFSVILGGRVDNHNRLGTFFTPRLHLRYNPWKNAVLRFSAGRGKRSANIFAENQPLFASSRTLEIVNSNGKIYGLNPEIAWNYGLSFSQKFMLFGKSADVGFDLYRTDFQNQAIVDVMQSPQEVLFYNLNGKSNANSLQVEFNYEIINHLNLRSAYKFYDIQTDYLSGKFQKALQAKHRFFGNLEYETPIGEKGQQWKFDYTFNWIGQQQLPNTSTNPIGDKLPEFSSAYSLMNMQITKIFSPTFEVYIGGENIGNYKQEKAILGSENPFGPNFDASIVYAPVFGQMYYAGLRFKIK; translated from the coding sequence ATGCAAAAACTTATCATGCTTTTTGTTTTTGTTTTGGTTTCAGAAGCTGTTTTTTCTCAAGAAAAGTTGAATGAAGAAAAACTAAAAGAAGTCAAAGTCATCAAAAAGCGAAAAGGGATTCAAAAATCCTTTACGTTAACCGGTAATACCACAATAGTAACAAGTAAAGAATTACTTAAAGCAGCTTGTTGCAATCTGGCGGAGAGTTTTGAAACCAATCCGTCAATCGATGTCAATTTTTCAGATGCTTTAACAGGGACCAAACAAATCAAAATGTTAGGGTTAACAAGCCCTTATTTGATGATTACCGAAGAGAATATTCCTTCTGTTCGAGGTGCTTCACAAGCATATGGATTGTCATTTACACCCGGAACTTGGGTTGAAAGTATTCAAATTACCAAAGGTGCGGGAAGTGTAGTTAATGGCTACGAAAGCATTTCTGGTCAGATTAATACGGAACTGATTAAGCCAATTAATGATATTCCATTTTTCTTGAACGCATACGGTTCAACCGATTCTCGCTTCGAATTAAATACGCATTTCAATACTAAAATCTCAGATAAATGGAGTGGTAGTTTGTTTTTGCACGGTAATACACGAGTTGCAAAAACAGATATGAATGACGATGGTTTCTTAGATAATCCTTTGGCGAAGCAAATTAATATTCTTAATAGATATCAATATTATAACGCTGAAAAAGGCTGGGTGAGTTTCATCAATTTTAGATATATGAATGATGAAAAACAAATGGGAGAATTAGCCTTTGATCCTAAAAGAGATAAAGGCACTACAAATCATTGGGGTTCAGAAATCAATACAGAACGATTGGATATTTCCACAAAAGTTGGATATGTTTTTAAAGATATGCCCTATCAAAGTGTTGGTTTTCAGAATGCTTTTAATAGCCATAATCAACAATCTTATTTTGGTTTAAATCAATACAATATCAAGCAAAGTAGCTATTATTCAAATTTGATTTTTAATTCGATTATTGATAATACGATGAACAAATTTGCTACAGGTTTGAATTTCACATATGATAAATACCAAGAATTTGTAAACGTAAATGACTATAGCCGAATTGATAATTCGGTTGGTGCTTTTTTTGAATATACCTATGATAATAATGATAATTTTAGCGTCATACTTGGTGGAAGAGTTGATAATCACAATCGTTTAGGAACGTTTTTTACGCCAAGATTACACCTGAGATATAATCCTTGGAAAAATGCAGTCTTAAGATTTTCAGCCGGTAGAGGAAAACGAAGTGCCAATATTTTTGCAGAAAATCAGCCTCTTTTTGCTAGTTCAAGAACTTTAGAAATAGTAAATTCTAATGGAAAAATCTATGGTTTAAATCCTGAAATTGCTTGGAATTATGGGCTGAGTTTTTCACAAAAATTCATGCTTTTTGGCAAAAGTGCCGATGTTGGTTTTGATTTATACCGAACCGATTTTCAAAACCAAGCGATAGTTGATGTGATGCAAAGTCCACAAGAAGTTCTGTTTTATAATTTGAATGGAAAATCAAATGCGAATAGTTTACAGGTTGAATTCAATTATGAAATTATAAATCATTTGAATTTACGCTCAGCCTATAAGTTTTATGATATTCAGACGGATTATTTGTCAGGAAAATTTCAAAAAGCATTACAAGCGAAACATCGTTTTTTTGGAAATTTAGAATATGAAACTCCTATTGGTGAAAAAGGACAACAGTGGAAATTTGATTATACTTTTAATTGGATTGGACAACAGCAATTGCCTAATACTTCAACCAATCCTATTGGGGATAAGTTACCTGAGTTTTCTTCCGCTTATTCTTTAATGAATATGCAAATCACCAAAATATTTTCGCCGACATTTGAGGTTTATATTGGAGGGGAAAACATTGGAAATTACAAACAAGAAAAAGCCATCCTGGGGTCTGAAAATCCTTTTGGTCCCAATTTTGATGCATCAATTGTATATGCGCCAGTTTTTGGGCAGATGTATTATGCAGGCTTACGTTTTAAAATAAAATAA
- a CDS encoding MBL fold metallo-hydrolase: MKVKFIGGAGTVTGSKTLVESNGLRILIDCGQFQGIKSLRELNWEPLPVLPSTIDFVLLTHGHLDHCGWLPRLVNQGFKGKIYCSGPTKEITKLILLDSAKIQEEDARLANEKKFSKHEIAEPLYTVEQAKQVFPLFRVVKTNESVPLDAEISAVFVNAGHILGACSIELHLENKILVFSGDIGRDNDVLMYPPTKPKKADYLFLESTYGNRLHPETDTKLELETYINNAVDKDGTVIVPSFAVERAQTIMYLLWQLKQEGKIPNIPYIIDTPMGINALDIFSNNKQWHKLSLEECHAMSEMFTLVSDYQESLDVMFDKQPKVVIAASGMVTGGRVLSYLEHYIGLPETTVIIVGYQAEGTRGRKLLEGATDIKIHGKYYPVLANILEIKGLSAHGDQKDLLNWLSALENKPKKVFLVHGENEPADELRIKIIEKYGFDCSVAMMGQEFEL, translated from the coding sequence ATGAAAGTTAAATTTATAGGCGGTGCTGGAACTGTTACAGGTTCTAAAACATTAGTTGAAAGTAATGGACTTCGTATTTTGATAGACTGCGGTCAATTTCAAGGGATTAAATCCTTGAGAGAACTCAATTGGGAACCATTGCCCGTTTTGCCTTCAACAATTGATTTTGTATTGCTTACTCATGGTCATTTAGATCATTGTGGTTGGCTACCTCGATTAGTTAATCAGGGTTTCAAAGGAAAGATATATTGCTCAGGCCCAACTAAAGAAATTACAAAGCTGATACTCTTAGATAGTGCTAAAATACAAGAAGAAGATGCTCGTCTAGCAAACGAAAAAAAGTTTTCTAAACATGAAATAGCGGAGCCACTTTATACAGTGGAACAAGCAAAACAGGTTTTTCCTCTTTTTAGAGTTGTAAAGACAAACGAATCGGTTCCTTTGGATGCCGAAATTTCAGCTGTTTTTGTTAATGCAGGACATATTTTAGGAGCTTGTAGTATTGAATTGCATCTTGAAAATAAGATTCTTGTTTTTTCTGGAGATATAGGACGTGATAATGATGTTTTAATGTATCCTCCAACTAAACCAAAAAAAGCAGATTATTTGTTTTTAGAAAGTACCTATGGGAATCGTCTCCATCCAGAAACAGATACGAAGCTAGAATTAGAAACCTATATTAATAATGCTGTTGATAAAGACGGAACAGTTATTGTCCCGAGTTTTGCTGTAGAACGGGCTCAAACTATTATGTATTTGCTTTGGCAACTAAAACAAGAAGGAAAAATTCCTAATATTCCCTATATAATTGATACGCCAATGGGAATTAATGCATTGGATATTTTTTCAAATAATAAACAGTGGCATAAATTATCTCTTGAAGAATGTCATGCAATGAGTGAAATGTTTACCTTAGTTTCAGATTATCAAGAATCTCTAGATGTGATGTTTGATAAACAACCAAAAGTGGTTATAGCAGCTAGCGGAATGGTAACTGGAGGTAGAGTTTTGAGTTATTTAGAGCATTATATAGGTTTGCCAGAAACTACGGTTATTATAGTTGGGTATCAAGCCGAAGGAACTCGAGGGCGAAAATTATTAGAAGGAGCAACTGATATTAAAATTCATGGAAAATATTATCCTGTTCTTGCAAATATTCTTGAAATTAAAGGACTTTCAGCACATGGAGATCAAAAAGATTTGTTGAATTGGCTTTCCGCATTAGAAAACAAACCTAAAAAAGTGTTTTTGGTTCATGGAGAAAATGAGCCAGCGGATGAGCTTCGGATCAAAATAATTGAAAAATACGGTTTTGATTGCAGTGTTGCTATGATGGGACAGGAATTCGAGCTGTAA